From Diceros bicornis minor isolate mBicDic1 chromosome 21, mDicBic1.mat.cur, whole genome shotgun sequence, the proteins below share one genomic window:
- the CPSF1 gene encoding cleavage and polyadenylation specificity factor subunit 1 isoform X1, which yields MYAVYKQAHPPTGLEFSMYCNFFNNSERNLVVAGTSQLYVYRLNRDAEAPTKNDRSTEGKAHREHREKLELVASFSFFGNVMSMASVQLAGAKRDALLLSFKDAKLSVVEYDPGTHDLKTLSLHYFEEPELRDGFVQNVHTPRVRVDPDGRCAAMLIYGTRLVVLPFRRESLAEEHEGLMGEGPLPTRQRSSFLPSYIIDVRALDEKLLNIVDLQFLHGYYEPTLLILFEPNQTWPGRVAVRQDTCSIVAISLNITQKVHPVIWSLTSLPFDCTQALAVPKPIGGVVVFAVNSLLYLNQSVPPYGVALNSLTTGTTAFPLRTQEGVRITLDCAQAAFISYDKMVISLKGGEIYVLTLITDGMRSVRAFHFDKAAASVLTTSMVTMEPGYLFLGSRLGNSLLLKYTEKLQEPPASAVREAADKEEPPSKKKRVDSTVGWSGGKSVPQDEVDEIEVYGSEAQSGTQLATYSFEVCDSILNIGPCANAAMGEPAFLSEEFQNSPEPDLEIVVCSGYGKNGALSVLQKSIRPQVVTTFELPGCYDMWTVIAPVRKEQEETPKGEGAEQESSAPEADDDGRRHGFLILSREDSTMILQTGQEIMELDTSGFATQGPTVFAGNIGDNRYIVQVSPLGIRLLEGVNQLHFIPVDLGSPIVQCAVADPYVVIMSAEGHVTMFLLKSDSYGGRHHRLALHKPPLHHQSKVITLCVYRDVSGMFTTESRLGGARDELGGRSGSEAEGQGSETSPTVDDEEEMLYGDSGSLFSPSKEEARRSSQPPADRDPTPFRADPTHWCLLVRENGTMEIYQLPDWRLVFLVKNFPVGQRVLVDSSFGQPTTQGEARKEEATRQGELPLVKEVLLVALGSRQSRPYLLVHVDQELLIYEAFPHDSQLSQGNLKVRFKKVPHNINFREKKLKLSKKKAEGGSAEEGVGARGRVARFRYFEDIYGYSGVFICGPSPHWLLVTGRGALRLHPMGIDGPIDSFAPFHNVNCPRGFLYFNRQGELRISVLPAYLSYDAPWPVRKIPLRCTAHYVAYHVESKVYAVATSTNTPCTRIPRMTGEEKEFETIERDDRYIHPQQEAFSIQLISPVSWEAIPNARIELEEWEHVTCMKTVSLRSEETVSGLKGYVAAGTCLMQGEEVTCRGRILIMDVIEVVPEPGQPLTKNKFKVLYEKEQKGPVTALCHCNGHLVSAIGQKIFLWSLRASELTGMAFIDTQLYIHQMISVKNFILAADVMKSISLLRYQEESKTLSLVSRDAKPLEVYSVDFMVDNAQLGFLVSDRDRNLMVYMYLPEAKESFGGMRLLRRADFHVGAHVNTFWRTPCRGAAEGPSKKSVVWENKHITWFATLDGGIGLLLPMQEKTYRRLLMLQNALTTMLPHHAGLNPRAFRMLHVDRRILQNAVRNVLDGELLNRYLYLSTMERGELAKKIGTTPDIILDDLLETDRVTAHF from the exons ATGTACGCCGTGTACAAGCAGGCGCATCCGCCCACCGGCCTCGAGTTCTCCATGTACTGCAACTTCTTCAACAACAGCGAGCGCAACCTCGTGGTGGCCGGGACCTCGCAGCTCTACGTGTACCGCCTCAACCGCGACGCCGAG gcaCCGACCAAGAATGACAGGAGCACAG AGGGGAAGGCCCACCGGGAGCACCGGGAAAAGCTGGAGCTggtggcttccttctccttctttggCAATGTCATGTCCATGGCCAGCGTGCAGCTGGCGGGCGCCAAGCGGGATGCCCTGCTCCTGAGCTTCAAGGACGCCAAG CTGTCGGTGGTGGAGTATGACCCAGGCACCCACGACCTGAAGACCCTGTCTCTGCACTATTTTGAGGAGCCCGAGCTGCGG GACGGGTTTGTGCAGAACGTGCACACGCCGCGGGTGCGGGTGGACCCTGACGGACGCTGTGCAGCTATGCTCATCTACGGCACGCGGCTGGTGGTCCTGCCCTTCCGAAGGGAGAGCCTGGCCGAGGAGCATGAGGGGCTCATGGGTGAGGG CCCCTTGCCCACCAGGCAGAGGTCCAGCTTCCTGCCCAGCTACATCATTGATGTGCGGGCCCTGGACGAGAAGCTTCTCAATATTGTCGACCTGCAGTTCCTGCATGGCTACTACGAGCCCACACTGCTCATCCTGTTTGAGCCCAACCAGACCTGGCCTGG GCGGGTGGCTGTGCGGCAGGACACGTGTTCCATCGTGGCCATTTCACTGAACATCACGCAGAAGGTCCACCCCGTCATCTGGTCCCTTACCAGCCTGCCCTTCGACTGCACCCAGGCCCTCGCTGTGCCCAAGCCCATAG GTGGGGTGGTGGTCTTTGCTGTCAACTCGCTGCTGTACCTGAACCAGAGTGTCCCCCCGTATGGCGTGGCTCTCAACAGCCTCACCACCGGCACCACCGCTTTCCCCTTGC GCACCCAGGAGGGCGTGCGGATCACTCTTGACTGTGCCCAGGCGGCCTTCATCTCCTATGACAAGATGGTCATCTCCCTCAAGGGCGGCGAGAT CTACGTGCTGACCCTCATCACCGATGGCATGCGCAGTGTCCGCGCCTTCCACTTCGACAAGGCCGCTGCCAGCGTCCTCACCACCAGT ATGGTCACCATGGAGCCCGGGTACCTATTCCTCGGCTCTCGCCTGGGCAACTCCCTCCTTCTCAAGTACACAGAGAAGCTGCAGGAGCCCCCAGCCAGTGCCGTCCGAGAGGCTGCTGATAAG GAAGAGCCTCCCTCAAAGAAGAAGCGAGTGGACTCCACAGTGGGCTGGTCAG GGGGCAAGTCGGTGCCACAGGACGAGGTGGATGAGATTGAAGTGTACGGCAGCGAGGCCCAGTCAGGCACACAGCTGGCCACTTACTCCTTTGAG GTGTGCGACAGCATCCTCAACATCGGACCTTGTGCTAACGCGGCCATGGGCGAGCCTGCCTTCCTCTCTGAAGAG TTTCAGAACAGCCCTGAGCCAGACCTGGAGATTGTGGTGTGCTCCGGCTACGGGAAGAATGGGGCCCTGTCAGTGCTGCAG AAGAGCATCCGGCCCCAGGTGGTGACAACTTTTGAACTTCCTGGCTGCTATGACATGTGGACAGTCATTGCCCCTGTGCGTAAGGAGCAG GAGGAGACCCCCAAGGGTGAGGGGGCAGAGCAGGAGTCCAGTGCCCCCGAAGCAGATGACGATGGGCGAAGACATGGGTTTCTTATTCTGAGCCGGGAAGACTCCACCATG ATCCTGCAGACGGGGCAGGAGATCATGGAGCTGGACACCAGCGGCTTTGCCACACAGGGCCCCACAGTCTTTGCAGGCAACATCGGGGACAATCGCTACATCGTGCAAGTGTCACCACTTGGCATCCGCCTGTTGGAAGGAG TGAACCAGCTGCACTTCATCCCCGTGGACCTGGGTTCCCCCATCGTGCAGTGTGCGGTGGCCGACCCGTATGTGGTCATAATGAGTGCTGAGGGCCACGTCACCATGTTCCTGCTCAAGAGCGACTCGTATGGGGGCCGCCACCACCGCTTGGCGCTGCACAAACCCCCACTGCACCAC CAGTCCAAGGTGATCACGCTCTGCGTGTACCGTGACGTCAGCGGCATGTTCACCACCGAGAGCCGCCTGGGTGGGGCCCGCGATGAGCTGGGGGGCCGCAGTGGCTCGGAGGCAGAGGGCCAGGGCTCAGAGACCAG CCCTACGGTGGATGATGAGGAGGAGATGCTGTACGGGGACTCGGGCTCCCTCTTCAGCCCCAGCAAGGAGGAGGCACGCAGGAGTAGCCAGCCCCCCGCTGACCGGGACCCCACCCCCTTCCGGGCCGACCCCACCCACTGGTGCCTGCTGGTGCGGGAGAATGGAACCATGGAG ATCTACCAGCTCCCTGACTGGCGGCTGGTGTTCCTGGTGAAGAACTTCCCCGTGGGGCAGCGGGTCCTGGTGGACAGCTCCTTTGGTCAGCCCACCACGCAGGGCGAGGCCCGAAAGGAGGAGGCCACACGCCAGGGGGAGCTGCCCCTTGTCAAGGAGGTGCTGCTGGTGGCACTGGGGAGCCGCCAGAGCAGGCCCTACCTGCTG GTGCACGTGGACCAGGAGCTGCTCATCTACGAGGCCTTCCCCCACGACTCGCAGCTCAGCCAGGGGAACCTCAAAGTCCGCTTTAAGAAG GTCCCCCACAACATCAACTTCCGTGAGAAGAAGCTAAAGCTGTCCAAGAAGAAGGCAGAAGGCGGCAGTGCCGAGGAGGGCGTTGGGGCCCGTGGCCGCGTGGCGCGGTTCCGCTACTTCGAGGACATTTATGGCTACTCGGGG GTGTTCATCTGTGGCCCCTCACCCCACTGGCTCCTCGTGACTGGCCGGGGGGCCCTGCGGCTACACCCCATGGGCATTGACGGCCCCATTGACTCCTTTGCTCCGTTTCACAATGTCAACTGCCCCCGCGGCTTCCTGTACTTCAACAGACAG GGCGAACTGAGGATCAGTGTCCTGCCTGCCTACTTGTCCTATGATGCCCCGTGGCCTGTCAGGAAGATCCCACTGCGCTGCACGGCCCATTATGTGGCTTACCACGTGGAGTCCAAG gTGTACGCTGTCGCCACCAGCACCAACACGCCGTGCACACGCATCCCACGCATGACAGGCGAGGAGAAGGAGTTTGAGACCATCGAGAGAG ATGACCGGTACATCCACCCCCAGCAGGAGGCCTTCTCCATCCAGCTCATCTCCCCAGTCAGCTGGGAAGCCATCCCCAACGCCAG GATCGAGCTGGAGGAGTGGGAGCATGTGACGTGCATGAAGACAGTGTCGCTGCGCAGCGAGGAGACCGTGTCAGGCCTCAAGGGCTATGTGGCTGCTGGGACTTGCCTCATGCAAGGGGAGGAGGTCACATGCCGCGGGCGG ATCCTGATCATGGACGTGATCGAGGTGGTGCCCGAGCCTGGCCAACCCCTGACCAAGAACAAGTTCAAGGTCCTGTATGAGAAAGAGCAGAAGGGGCCTGTGACTGCCCTGTGCCATTGCAATGGCCACCTGGTGTCGGCCATTGGCCAGAAG atCTTCCTGTGGAGCCTACGGGCCAGCGAGCTTACGGGCATGGCCTTCATCGACACCCAGCTCTACATCCACCAGATGATCAGCGTCAAGAACTTCATCCTGGCCGCGGATGTCATGAAGAGCATCTCACTGCTGCGTTACCAGGAGGAGAGCAAGACGCTGAGCCTCGTGTCCCGG gATGCCAAGCCCCTGGAAGTGTACAGCGTGGACTTCATGGTGGACAACGCCCAGCTGGGCTTCCTGG tgtctgACCGTGACCGCAACCTCATGGTATATATGTACCTGCCAGAAG CCAAGGAGAGCTTTGGGGGCATGCGCCTGCTGCGCCGGGCAGACTTCCATGTGGGCGCCCACGTGAACACATTCTGGAGGACCCCGTGCCGGGGGGCTGCTGAGGGGCCCAGCAAGAAGTCGGTTGTGTGGGAGAACAAGCACATCACGTGGTTTG CCACACTGGACGGTGGCATTGGGCTCCTGCTGCCCATGCAGGAGAAGACCTACCGGCGTCTGCTGATGCTGCAGAATGCTCTGACCACCATGCTGCCCCACCACGCCGGCCTCAACCCCCGTGCCTTCCG GATGCTGCACGTGGACAGGCGCATCCTACAGAATGCTGTGCGTAACGTCCTAGATGGGGAGCTGCTCAACCGCTACCTGTACCTGAGCACTATGGAGCGAGGCGAGCTGGCCAAGAAGATCGGCACCACGCCCGACATC ATCCTGGATGACCTGTTGGAGACAGATCGTGTCACTGCCCACTTCTAG